A region from the Bradyrhizobium erythrophlei genome encodes:
- a CDS encoding tyrosine-type recombinase/integrase: MSRSQMPASIFSPADRATNSHLLTPDNGKQWKSGEYLEQYKSALALAGTEHMTFHELRHSYASTMVRAGAGLIVVAEALGHSDVRMVTKHYAHLAPSFVAETVGRTVPNLLATW, translated from the coding sequence ATGTCCCGCTCGCAGATGCCGGCGTCGATTTTTTCACCTGCCGACCGTGCCACGAACTCGCATCTTTTGACTCCCGACAACGGCAAGCAGTGGAAGTCGGGTGAGTACCTCGAGCAATATAAATCCGCTCTCGCGCTCGCAGGTACCGAGCACATGACGTTCCACGAGCTCAGGCATTCCTATGCAAGCACGATGGTTCGGGCAGGGGCGGGCCTGATCGTCGTGGCGGAGGCTCTCGGTCACAGTGACGTCCGGATGGTGACAAAGCACTACGCGCATCTCGCGCCATCGTTCGTCGCGGAAACGGTTGGACGAACGGTGCCGAATTTGTTGGCGACTTGGTGA
- a CDS encoding helix-turn-helix domain-containing protein: MSKPSFPIPSAALTVDEAADYLRVSRATIWRLLRNKSLARARIGGRTVVRRVDAEAFLARAVDVA; encoded by the coding sequence ATGTCCAAACCAAGTTTTCCAATTCCCTCTGCAGCTCTGACTGTCGACGAGGCGGCCGATTATCTTCGGGTCTCCCGCGCTACCATTTGGCGGCTGTTAAGAAACAAGTCGTTGGCCCGCGCTCGCATTGGAGGAAGAACGGTCGTTCGCCGTGTCGATGCCGAAGCGTTTTTGGCGCGCGCAGTCGACGTCGCGTGA